In Scomber japonicus isolate fScoJap1 chromosome 7, fScoJap1.pri, whole genome shotgun sequence, one genomic interval encodes:
- the dda1 gene encoding DET1- and DDB1-associated protein 1, with protein MEKADFLKGLPVYNKSNFSRFHADSVCKASNRRPSVYLPTREYPSEQIIVTEKTNILLRYLHQQWDKKNAAKKREQEQGESDSPAPPRKIARTDSQEMNEDS; from the exons ATGGAGAAG GCGGATTTTTTGAAAGGACTCCCTGTCTACAATAAGAGCAACTTCAGCAGGTTTCATGCAGACTCTGTTTGTAAAGCATCT AATCGAAGACCCTCTGTTTACCTTCCAACACGTGAATACCCCTCTGAACAGA TTATTGTAACAGAGAAAACCAACATCCTCCTGCGTTACCTCCATCAGCAGTGGGACAAAAAG AATGCAGCAAAGAAAAGGGAACAGGAACAAGGTGAAAGCGACAGCCCAGCGCCCCCAAGGAAGATCGCCAGGACAGATAGCCAAGAGATGAATGAAGActcataa